A single region of the bacterium genome encodes:
- a CDS encoding L-threonylcarbamoyladenylate synthase — MSSDVALEGAAELVEMAVAELRAGRVVIIPTDTVYGLAALPENVDLLFELKQRPPDKAVAILVAQPADAEQLFDPLPATRRLMEACWPGALTIVQDGYGVRCPDHPLVQALAAAVGPIATTSANLSGQPTPHTAAEAAAPFPAVHLVVDGGRLQAPASTVVEVTEDGLSILRQGAVEVEGVVE; from the coding sequence ATGTCGTCTGATGTAGCTCTGGAAGGCGCGGCCGAACTGGTGGAGATGGCTGTCGCCGAGCTGCGGGCGGGCCGAGTGGTAATCATTCCCACCGACACGGTGTACGGGCTGGCTGCCCTGCCCGAGAACGTGGATCTGCTGTTTGAGCTTAAGCAGCGTCCCCCGGACAAGGCGGTGGCCATCCTGGTGGCCCAACCCGCTGATGCCGAACAGCTTTTCGACCCGCTGCCCGCCACCCGGCGGCTCATGGAAGCCTGTTGGCCGGGGGCGCTCACCATCGTTCAAGACGGCTATGGTGTGCGCTGCCCCGACCACCCCTTGGTGCAGGCTCTAGCAGCCGCGGTCGGCCCGATCGCCACTACCAGCGCCAATCTCAGCGGCCAGCCCACTCCCCACACCGCGGCTGAGGCCGCGGCTCCATTCCCCGCTGTGCATTTGGTTGTCGACGGCGGCCGACTCCAAGCTCCGGCGTCCACTGTTGTGGAGGTGACCGAAGACGGGCTTAGCATCCTCCGCCAGGGGGCCGTGGAAGTGGAAGGAGTTGTCGAATGA
- the rpiB gene encoding ribose 5-phosphate isomerase B, protein MARIAAGADHAGVQLKDVLVAHLRELGHDVVDCGTHGTDRVDYPDFGEAVARKVAAGEAELGLCVCGTGIGVAMAANKVPGVRAANVHDVTSARLTREHNDANVICLGERLVGTELAKDALEAFLEATFEEGRHVARVAKIDALLPNQDAQ, encoded by the coding sequence ATGGCGCGAATCGCCGCCGGGGCCGACCACGCTGGGGTGCAGTTGAAAGACGTGCTGGTGGCCCATTTGCGGGAGTTGGGACACGACGTCGTTGACTGTGGCACCCACGGTACCGATCGGGTGGACTATCCCGACTTCGGCGAGGCGGTGGCCCGCAAGGTGGCTGCCGGCGAGGCCGAGTTGGGTCTGTGCGTGTGCGGCACCGGCATTGGGGTCGCCATGGCGGCCAACAAGGTACCCGGCGTGCGTGCGGCGAACGTGCACGATGTGACCTCGGCCCGGCTGACCCGAGAGCACAATGATGCCAACGTGATCTGCTTGGGAGAGCGGCTGGTCGGTACCGAGTTGGCCAAGGATGCCCTGGAGGCCTTTCTTGAGGCGACATTCGAGGAGGGTCGCCACGTTGCTCGGGTGGCCAAGATCGACGCCCTATTGCCCAATCAGGATGCCCAATGA
- the prmC gene encoding peptide chain release factor N(5)-glutamine methyltransferase, translating to MSLAAQTVTWGDVAIDAARRLAETGIADAEVQSRRLVEQASGYEGGDYYVGLTRVPSQRELAYLDAMLARRLAGEPLQYVLGRWGFRGLDLMVSPAVLIPRPETETLAGLAIAELIDRDRHGGLVVDLGTGSGAVGLAVAAECETAQVVLTDVSAEALAVAQANLTGLGRAAVRVSTFQGSWYEALPDSLVGLVDVVVSNPPYVRDDEVLPTDVGDWEPVMALRGGSDGLDAARRILAGAPRWLSPGGSVLLELSSDQMNAAGAVAQASGLAVEAVFPDLVGRDRVLKCRLM from the coding sequence ATGAGCTTGGCGGCCCAGACCGTGACCTGGGGCGATGTGGCCATTGACGCCGCTCGCCGACTGGCGGAGACAGGAATTGCCGATGCCGAGGTGCAATCCCGCCGCCTCGTGGAGCAGGCGTCGGGATATGAAGGTGGCGACTACTACGTCGGTTTGACCAGGGTGCCCAGCCAGCGGGAGCTGGCTTATTTGGACGCCATGCTGGCCCGCCGGCTGGCTGGAGAGCCGTTGCAGTATGTGCTGGGGCGCTGGGGGTTCCGGGGATTGGACTTGATGGTGAGTCCCGCGGTGCTCATACCCCGTCCCGAGACCGAGACGCTGGCCGGTTTGGCCATTGCCGAACTGATCGACCGGGACCGGCACGGCGGTTTGGTTGTCGACCTGGGAACGGGCAGCGGTGCGGTAGGCCTGGCTGTGGCCGCTGAGTGCGAAACGGCCCAAGTAGTGCTGACCGATGTCTCTGCGGAGGCGCTGGCCGTCGCCCAAGCGAACCTGACTGGTTTGGGTCGAGCCGCGGTGCGGGTATCGACCTTTCAGGGGTCGTGGTATGAGGCCTTGCCCGATTCCCTGGTTGGGCTGGTGGATGTGGTGGTGAGCAACCCGCCGTATGTGCGCGACGACGAAGTTCTGCCCACCGACGTGGGTGACTGGGAGCCGGTGATGGCCCTGCGGGGTGGTTCCGATGGGCTGGACGCCGCCCGCCGGATATTGGCTGGTGCCCCTCGCTGGTTGAGCCCGGGAGGGTCGGTGCTGCTAGAGCTGTCGTCTGATCAAATGAATGCCGCCGGGGCTGTCGCCCAAGCCAGCGGGTTGGCTGTCGAAGCGGTTTTCCCTGATCTGGTTGGCAGAGACCGGGTGCTGAAATGTCGTCTGATGTAG